Proteins encoded within one genomic window of Sorex araneus isolate mSorAra2 chromosome 9, mSorAra2.pri, whole genome shotgun sequence:
- the AP1B1 gene encoding AP-1 complex subunit beta-1 isoform X3, translating to MQTDNLELKKLVYLYLMNYAKSQPDMAIMAVNTFVKDCEDPNPLIRALAVRTMGCIRVDKITEYLCEPLRKCLKDEDPYVRKTAAVCVAKLHDINAQLVEDQGFLDTLKDLISDSNPMVVANAVAALSEIAESHPSSNLLDLNPQSINKLLTALNECTEWGQIFILDCLANYTPKDDREAQSICERVTPRLSHANSAVVLSAVKVLMKFMEMLSKDLDYYSTLLKKLAPPLVTLLSAEPELQYVALRNINLIVQKRPEILKHEMKVFFVKYNDPIYVKLEKLDIMIRLASQANIAQVLAELKEYATEVDVDFVRKAVRAIGRCAIKVEQSAERCVSTLLDLIQTKVNYVVQEAIVVIKDIFRKYPNKYESVIATLCENLDSLDEPEARAAMIWIVGEYAERIDNADELLESFLEGFHDESTQVQLQLLTAIVKLFLKKPTETQELVQQVLSLATQDSDNPDLRDRGYIYWRLLSTDPVAAKEVVLAEKPLISEETDLIEPTLLDELICYIGTLASVYHKPPSAFVEGGRGAVHKSLPPRTASNESAESPETAPTGAPPGEQPDIIPTQGDLLGDLLNLDLGPPVSGPPMATSSVQMGAVDLLGGGLDSLMGDDPEGIGGPNFATPPATAVPANLGAPMGSGLSDLFDLTSGVGTLSGSYVAPKTVWLPAMKAKGLEISGTFTRQGGTISMDLQLTNKALQVMTDFAIQFNRNSFGLAPAAPLQVHAPLSPNQTVEISLPLNTVGSVMKMEPLNNLQVAVKNNIDVFYFSTLYPLHIVFVEDGKMERQLFLATWKDIPNENEAQFQIRDCPLNADAVSSRLQGSNIFTVAKRNVEGQDMLYQSLKLTNGIWVLAELRIQPGNPNLTLSLKCRAPEVSQQVFQTYETILKN from the exons ATGCAGACAGACAACTTGGAACTGAAGAAACTGGTCTATCTGTACTTGATGAACTACGCCAAGAGCCAGCCTGACATGGCCATCATGGCTGTCAACACCTTCGTGAAG GACTGTGAGGATCCCAACCCTCTGATCCGGGCCCTGGCTGTGCGGACCATGGGCTGCATCCGTGTGGACAAGATCACCGAGTACCTGTGTGAGCCCCTTCGGAAGTGCCTCAAGGACGAGGACCCCTATGTGCGCAAGACCGCGGCTGTGTGTGTGGCGAAACTCCATGATATCAATGCCCAGCTGGTGGAGGACCAGGGCTTTCTGGACACCCTGAAAGATCTCATCTCTGACTCGAACCCCATG GTGGTGGCAAACGCAGTGGCCGCCCTCTCAGAGATTGCCGAGTCTCACCCCAGCAGCAACCTGCTCGACCTGAACCCACAGTCCATCAACAAGCTGCTGACAGCCCTGAACGAGTGTACCGAGTGGGGCCAGATCTTCATCCTGGACTGCCTGGCCAACTACACCCCCAAGGATGATCGCGAGGCGCAGAG CATCTGCGAGCGTGTCACCCCCAGACTCTCTCACGCCAACTCTGCTGTGGTGCTGTCAGCTGTCAAGGTGCTGATGAAGTTCATGGAGATGCTGTCCAAGGACCTGGACTACTACAGCACGCTGCTCAAGAAGCTGGCCCCACCCCTGGTCACTCTGCTCTCGGCTGAGCCTGAGCTGCAGTATGTGGCCCTGCGCAACATCAACCTCATCGTTCAGAAAAG GCCGGAGATCTTGAAGCATGAGATGAAGGTCTTCTTTGTGAAGTACAATGACCCCATCTACGTGAAGCTGGAGAAGCTGGACATCATGATCCGTCTGGCCTCGCAGGCCAACATCGCCCAG GTGTTGGCAGAGCTGAAGGAGTATGCGACAGAGGTGGATGTGGACTTCGTACGCAAGGCTGTGCGAGCCATCGGCCGCTGTGCCATCAAGGTGGAG CAATCTGCAGAGCGCTGTGTGAGCACGCTGCTCGACCTTATCCAGACCAAGGTCAACTACGTGGTCCAGGAAGCCATCGTGGTCATCAAGGACATCTTCCGCAAGTACCCGAATAA GTACGAGAGCGTGATCGCCACCCTGTGTGAGAACCTGGACTCCCTGGACGAGCCCGAGGCCCGGGCTGCCATGATCTGGATCGTGGGCGAGTACGCGGAGCGCATCGACAATGCGGATGAGCTGCTGGAGAGCTTCCTTGAGGGCTTCCATGATGAGAGCACCCAG GTCCAGCTGCAGCTGCTGACCGCCATCGTAAAGCTCTTTCTGAAGAAGCCCACCGAGACCCAGGAGCTCGTGCAGCAGGTCCTCAGCCTGGCCACGCAG gaCTCAGACAACCCTGACTTGCGGGACCGAGGCTATATCTACTGGCGTCTGCTTTCCACGGACCCGGTGGCCGCCAAGGAGGTGGTGTTGGCCGAGAAGCCGCTCATCTCCGAGGAGACGGACCTCATCGAGCCCACGCTGCTGGACGAGCTCATCTGCTACATCGGCACCCTGGCCTCCGTCTACCACAAGCCCCCCAGCGCCTTCGtggaggggggccggggggccgtgCACAAGAGCCTGCCCCCCCGCACCGCCTC GAACGAGAGTGCCGAGAGCCCTGAGACAGCGCCCACTGGAGCACCTCCTGGCGAGCAGCCGGATATTATCCCCACGCAGGGTGACCTGCTGGGCGACCTCCTCAACCTGGACCTCGGCCCCCCCGTCAGCGGCCCACCGATGGCCACCTCCTCTGTGCAGATGGGGGCTGTGGACCTGCTTGGTGGTGGCCTCGACAGCCTG ATGGGGGATGATCCTGAAGGG ATTGGGGGTCCTAACTTTGCGACACCCCCTGCAACAGCAGTACCAGCCAACCTGGGTGCGCCCATGGGCAGTGGCCTGAGTGACCTCTTTGACCTGACTAGTGGCGTCGGCACCCTTTCAGGATCTtacgtggcccccaaaaca gtGTGGCTCCCGGCCATGAAGGCCAAGGGCCTGGAGATCTCGGGCACCTTCACCCGCCAGGGGGGCACCATCTCCATGGACCTGCAGCTGACCAACAAGGCCCTGCAGGTCATGACCGACTTTGCCATCCAGTTCAACCGCAATAG CTTTGGCctggcccccgccgcccccctgcaGGTCCACGCGCCGCTCAGCCCCAACCAGACCGTGGAGATCTCCTTGCCGCTCAACACAGTGGGCTCGGTCATGAAGATGGAGCCcctcaacaacctccag gtgGCAGTGAAGAACAACATCGACGTGTTCTACTTCAGCACGTTGTACCCGCTACACATCGTCTTCGTGGAAGACGGGAAGATGG AACGGCAGCTGTTCCTGGCCACGTGGAAGGACATTCCCAATGAGAACGAAGCCCAGTTCCAGATCAGAGACTGCCCCCTCAATGCAG acGCTGTGAGCAGCCGACTGCAGGGCAGCAACATCTTCACGGTGGCCAAGCGGAACGTGGAGGGCCAGGACATGCTCTACCAGTCCCTGAAGCTCACCAACGGCATCTGGGTGCTGGCGGAGCTGCGCATCCAGCCCGGGAACCCCAACCTCACG
- the AP1B1 gene encoding AP-1 complex subunit beta-1 isoform X2 yields MTDSKYFTTTKKGEIFELKAELNSDKKEKKKEAVKKVIASMTVGKDVSALFPDVVNCMQTDNLELKKLVYLYLMNYAKSQPDMAIMAVNTFVKDCEDPNPLIRALAVRTMGCIRVDKITEYLCEPLRKCLKDEDPYVRKTAAVCVAKLHDINAQLVEDQGFLDTLKDLISDSNPMVVANAVAALSEIAESHPSSNLLDLNPQSINKLLTALNECTEWGQIFILDCLANYTPKDDREAQSICERVTPRLSHANSAVVLSAVKVLMKFMEMLSKDLDYYSTLLKKLAPPLVTLLSAEPELQYVALRNINLIVQKRPEILKHEMKVFFVKYNDPIYVKLEKLDIMIRLASQANIAQVLAELKEYATEVDVDFVRKAVRAIGRCAIKVEQSAERCVSTLLDLIQTKVNYVVQEAIVVIKDIFRKYPNKYESVIATLCENLDSLDEPEARAAMIWIVGEYAERIDNADELLESFLEGFHDESTQVQLQLLTAIVKLFLKKPTETQELVQQVLSLATQDSDNPDLRDRGYIYWRLLSTDPVAAKEVVLAEKPLISEETDLIEPTLLDELICYIGTLASVYHKPPSAFVEGGRGAVHKSLPPRTASNESAESPETAPTGAPPGEQPDIIPTQGDLLGDLLNLDLGPPVSGPPMATSSVQMGAVDLLGGGLDSLIGGPNFATPPATAVPANLGAPMGSGLSDLFDLTSGVGTLSGSYVAPKTVWLPAMKAKGLEISGTFTRQGGTISMDLQLTNKALQVMTDFAIQFNRNSFGLAPAAPLQVHAPLSPNQTVEISLPLNTVGSVMKMEPLNNLQVAVKNNIDVFYFSTLYPLHIVFVEDGKMERQLFLATWKDIPNENEAQFQIRDCPLNADAVSSRLQGSNIFTVAKRNVEGQDMLYQSLKLTNGIWVLAELRIQPGNPNLTLSLKCRAPEVSQQVFQTYETILKN; encoded by the exons ATGACCGACTCAAAATATTTCACCACAACCAAAAAAG GGGAGATCTTCGAGTTGAAGGCAGAGCTCAACAGTgacaagaaggagaagaagaaggaggcagTGAAGAAAGTGATCGCCTCGATGACCGTGGGCAAAGATGTCAG TGCCCTCTTCCCAGATGTGGTGAACTGTATGCAGACAGACAACTTGGAACTGAAGAAACTGGTCTATCTGTACTTGATGAACTACGCCAAGAGCCAGCCTGACATGGCCATCATGGCTGTCAACACCTTCGTGAAG GACTGTGAGGATCCCAACCCTCTGATCCGGGCCCTGGCTGTGCGGACCATGGGCTGCATCCGTGTGGACAAGATCACCGAGTACCTGTGTGAGCCCCTTCGGAAGTGCCTCAAGGACGAGGACCCCTATGTGCGCAAGACCGCGGCTGTGTGTGTGGCGAAACTCCATGATATCAATGCCCAGCTGGTGGAGGACCAGGGCTTTCTGGACACCCTGAAAGATCTCATCTCTGACTCGAACCCCATG GTGGTGGCAAACGCAGTGGCCGCCCTCTCAGAGATTGCCGAGTCTCACCCCAGCAGCAACCTGCTCGACCTGAACCCACAGTCCATCAACAAGCTGCTGACAGCCCTGAACGAGTGTACCGAGTGGGGCCAGATCTTCATCCTGGACTGCCTGGCCAACTACACCCCCAAGGATGATCGCGAGGCGCAGAG CATCTGCGAGCGTGTCACCCCCAGACTCTCTCACGCCAACTCTGCTGTGGTGCTGTCAGCTGTCAAGGTGCTGATGAAGTTCATGGAGATGCTGTCCAAGGACCTGGACTACTACAGCACGCTGCTCAAGAAGCTGGCCCCACCCCTGGTCACTCTGCTCTCGGCTGAGCCTGAGCTGCAGTATGTGGCCCTGCGCAACATCAACCTCATCGTTCAGAAAAG GCCGGAGATCTTGAAGCATGAGATGAAGGTCTTCTTTGTGAAGTACAATGACCCCATCTACGTGAAGCTGGAGAAGCTGGACATCATGATCCGTCTGGCCTCGCAGGCCAACATCGCCCAG GTGTTGGCAGAGCTGAAGGAGTATGCGACAGAGGTGGATGTGGACTTCGTACGCAAGGCTGTGCGAGCCATCGGCCGCTGTGCCATCAAGGTGGAG CAATCTGCAGAGCGCTGTGTGAGCACGCTGCTCGACCTTATCCAGACCAAGGTCAACTACGTGGTCCAGGAAGCCATCGTGGTCATCAAGGACATCTTCCGCAAGTACCCGAATAA GTACGAGAGCGTGATCGCCACCCTGTGTGAGAACCTGGACTCCCTGGACGAGCCCGAGGCCCGGGCTGCCATGATCTGGATCGTGGGCGAGTACGCGGAGCGCATCGACAATGCGGATGAGCTGCTGGAGAGCTTCCTTGAGGGCTTCCATGATGAGAGCACCCAG GTCCAGCTGCAGCTGCTGACCGCCATCGTAAAGCTCTTTCTGAAGAAGCCCACCGAGACCCAGGAGCTCGTGCAGCAGGTCCTCAGCCTGGCCACGCAG gaCTCAGACAACCCTGACTTGCGGGACCGAGGCTATATCTACTGGCGTCTGCTTTCCACGGACCCGGTGGCCGCCAAGGAGGTGGTGTTGGCCGAGAAGCCGCTCATCTCCGAGGAGACGGACCTCATCGAGCCCACGCTGCTGGACGAGCTCATCTGCTACATCGGCACCCTGGCCTCCGTCTACCACAAGCCCCCCAGCGCCTTCGtggaggggggccggggggccgtgCACAAGAGCCTGCCCCCCCGCACCGCCTC GAACGAGAGTGCCGAGAGCCCTGAGACAGCGCCCACTGGAGCACCTCCTGGCGAGCAGCCGGATATTATCCCCACGCAGGGTGACCTGCTGGGCGACCTCCTCAACCTGGACCTCGGCCCCCCCGTCAGCGGCCCACCGATGGCCACCTCCTCTGTGCAGATGGGGGCTGTGGACCTGCTTGGTGGTGGCCTCGACAGCCTG ATTGGGGGTCCTAACTTTGCGACACCCCCTGCAACAGCAGTACCAGCCAACCTGGGTGCGCCCATGGGCAGTGGCCTGAGTGACCTCTTTGACCTGACTAGTGGCGTCGGCACCCTTTCAGGATCTtacgtggcccccaaaaca gtGTGGCTCCCGGCCATGAAGGCCAAGGGCCTGGAGATCTCGGGCACCTTCACCCGCCAGGGGGGCACCATCTCCATGGACCTGCAGCTGACCAACAAGGCCCTGCAGGTCATGACCGACTTTGCCATCCAGTTCAACCGCAATAG CTTTGGCctggcccccgccgcccccctgcaGGTCCACGCGCCGCTCAGCCCCAACCAGACCGTGGAGATCTCCTTGCCGCTCAACACAGTGGGCTCGGTCATGAAGATGGAGCCcctcaacaacctccag gtgGCAGTGAAGAACAACATCGACGTGTTCTACTTCAGCACGTTGTACCCGCTACACATCGTCTTCGTGGAAGACGGGAAGATGG AACGGCAGCTGTTCCTGGCCACGTGGAAGGACATTCCCAATGAGAACGAAGCCCAGTTCCAGATCAGAGACTGCCCCCTCAATGCAG acGCTGTGAGCAGCCGACTGCAGGGCAGCAACATCTTCACGGTGGCCAAGCGGAACGTGGAGGGCCAGGACATGCTCTACCAGTCCCTGAAGCTCACCAACGGCATCTGGGTGCTGGCGGAGCTGCGCATCCAGCCCGGGAACCCCAACCTCACG
- the AP1B1 gene encoding AP-1 complex subunit beta-1 isoform X1 produces MTDSKYFTTTKKGEIFELKAELNSDKKEKKKEAVKKVIASMTVGKDVSALFPDVVNCMQTDNLELKKLVYLYLMNYAKSQPDMAIMAVNTFVKDCEDPNPLIRALAVRTMGCIRVDKITEYLCEPLRKCLKDEDPYVRKTAAVCVAKLHDINAQLVEDQGFLDTLKDLISDSNPMVVANAVAALSEIAESHPSSNLLDLNPQSINKLLTALNECTEWGQIFILDCLANYTPKDDREAQSICERVTPRLSHANSAVVLSAVKVLMKFMEMLSKDLDYYSTLLKKLAPPLVTLLSAEPELQYVALRNINLIVQKRPEILKHEMKVFFVKYNDPIYVKLEKLDIMIRLASQANIAQVLAELKEYATEVDVDFVRKAVRAIGRCAIKVEQSAERCVSTLLDLIQTKVNYVVQEAIVVIKDIFRKYPNKYESVIATLCENLDSLDEPEARAAMIWIVGEYAERIDNADELLESFLEGFHDESTQVQLQLLTAIVKLFLKKPTETQELVQQVLSLATQDSDNPDLRDRGYIYWRLLSTDPVAAKEVVLAEKPLISEETDLIEPTLLDELICYIGTLASVYHKPPSAFVEGGRGAVHKSLPPRTASNESAESPETAPTGAPPGEQPDIIPTQGDLLGDLLNLDLGPPVSGPPMATSSVQMGAVDLLGGGLDSLMGDDPEGIGGPNFATPPATAVPANLGAPMGSGLSDLFDLTSGVGTLSGSYVAPKTVWLPAMKAKGLEISGTFTRQGGTISMDLQLTNKALQVMTDFAIQFNRNSFGLAPAAPLQVHAPLSPNQTVEISLPLNTVGSVMKMEPLNNLQVAVKNNIDVFYFSTLYPLHIVFVEDGKMERQLFLATWKDIPNENEAQFQIRDCPLNADAVSSRLQGSNIFTVAKRNVEGQDMLYQSLKLTNGIWVLAELRIQPGNPNLTLSLKCRAPEVSQQVFQTYETILKN; encoded by the exons ATGACCGACTCAAAATATTTCACCACAACCAAAAAAG GGGAGATCTTCGAGTTGAAGGCAGAGCTCAACAGTgacaagaaggagaagaagaaggaggcagTGAAGAAAGTGATCGCCTCGATGACCGTGGGCAAAGATGTCAG TGCCCTCTTCCCAGATGTGGTGAACTGTATGCAGACAGACAACTTGGAACTGAAGAAACTGGTCTATCTGTACTTGATGAACTACGCCAAGAGCCAGCCTGACATGGCCATCATGGCTGTCAACACCTTCGTGAAG GACTGTGAGGATCCCAACCCTCTGATCCGGGCCCTGGCTGTGCGGACCATGGGCTGCATCCGTGTGGACAAGATCACCGAGTACCTGTGTGAGCCCCTTCGGAAGTGCCTCAAGGACGAGGACCCCTATGTGCGCAAGACCGCGGCTGTGTGTGTGGCGAAACTCCATGATATCAATGCCCAGCTGGTGGAGGACCAGGGCTTTCTGGACACCCTGAAAGATCTCATCTCTGACTCGAACCCCATG GTGGTGGCAAACGCAGTGGCCGCCCTCTCAGAGATTGCCGAGTCTCACCCCAGCAGCAACCTGCTCGACCTGAACCCACAGTCCATCAACAAGCTGCTGACAGCCCTGAACGAGTGTACCGAGTGGGGCCAGATCTTCATCCTGGACTGCCTGGCCAACTACACCCCCAAGGATGATCGCGAGGCGCAGAG CATCTGCGAGCGTGTCACCCCCAGACTCTCTCACGCCAACTCTGCTGTGGTGCTGTCAGCTGTCAAGGTGCTGATGAAGTTCATGGAGATGCTGTCCAAGGACCTGGACTACTACAGCACGCTGCTCAAGAAGCTGGCCCCACCCCTGGTCACTCTGCTCTCGGCTGAGCCTGAGCTGCAGTATGTGGCCCTGCGCAACATCAACCTCATCGTTCAGAAAAG GCCGGAGATCTTGAAGCATGAGATGAAGGTCTTCTTTGTGAAGTACAATGACCCCATCTACGTGAAGCTGGAGAAGCTGGACATCATGATCCGTCTGGCCTCGCAGGCCAACATCGCCCAG GTGTTGGCAGAGCTGAAGGAGTATGCGACAGAGGTGGATGTGGACTTCGTACGCAAGGCTGTGCGAGCCATCGGCCGCTGTGCCATCAAGGTGGAG CAATCTGCAGAGCGCTGTGTGAGCACGCTGCTCGACCTTATCCAGACCAAGGTCAACTACGTGGTCCAGGAAGCCATCGTGGTCATCAAGGACATCTTCCGCAAGTACCCGAATAA GTACGAGAGCGTGATCGCCACCCTGTGTGAGAACCTGGACTCCCTGGACGAGCCCGAGGCCCGGGCTGCCATGATCTGGATCGTGGGCGAGTACGCGGAGCGCATCGACAATGCGGATGAGCTGCTGGAGAGCTTCCTTGAGGGCTTCCATGATGAGAGCACCCAG GTCCAGCTGCAGCTGCTGACCGCCATCGTAAAGCTCTTTCTGAAGAAGCCCACCGAGACCCAGGAGCTCGTGCAGCAGGTCCTCAGCCTGGCCACGCAG gaCTCAGACAACCCTGACTTGCGGGACCGAGGCTATATCTACTGGCGTCTGCTTTCCACGGACCCGGTGGCCGCCAAGGAGGTGGTGTTGGCCGAGAAGCCGCTCATCTCCGAGGAGACGGACCTCATCGAGCCCACGCTGCTGGACGAGCTCATCTGCTACATCGGCACCCTGGCCTCCGTCTACCACAAGCCCCCCAGCGCCTTCGtggaggggggccggggggccgtgCACAAGAGCCTGCCCCCCCGCACCGCCTC GAACGAGAGTGCCGAGAGCCCTGAGACAGCGCCCACTGGAGCACCTCCTGGCGAGCAGCCGGATATTATCCCCACGCAGGGTGACCTGCTGGGCGACCTCCTCAACCTGGACCTCGGCCCCCCCGTCAGCGGCCCACCGATGGCCACCTCCTCTGTGCAGATGGGGGCTGTGGACCTGCTTGGTGGTGGCCTCGACAGCCTG ATGGGGGATGATCCTGAAGGG ATTGGGGGTCCTAACTTTGCGACACCCCCTGCAACAGCAGTACCAGCCAACCTGGGTGCGCCCATGGGCAGTGGCCTGAGTGACCTCTTTGACCTGACTAGTGGCGTCGGCACCCTTTCAGGATCTtacgtggcccccaaaaca gtGTGGCTCCCGGCCATGAAGGCCAAGGGCCTGGAGATCTCGGGCACCTTCACCCGCCAGGGGGGCACCATCTCCATGGACCTGCAGCTGACCAACAAGGCCCTGCAGGTCATGACCGACTTTGCCATCCAGTTCAACCGCAATAG CTTTGGCctggcccccgccgcccccctgcaGGTCCACGCGCCGCTCAGCCCCAACCAGACCGTGGAGATCTCCTTGCCGCTCAACACAGTGGGCTCGGTCATGAAGATGGAGCCcctcaacaacctccag gtgGCAGTGAAGAACAACATCGACGTGTTCTACTTCAGCACGTTGTACCCGCTACACATCGTCTTCGTGGAAGACGGGAAGATGG AACGGCAGCTGTTCCTGGCCACGTGGAAGGACATTCCCAATGAGAACGAAGCCCAGTTCCAGATCAGAGACTGCCCCCTCAATGCAG acGCTGTGAGCAGCCGACTGCAGGGCAGCAACATCTTCACGGTGGCCAAGCGGAACGTGGAGGGCCAGGACATGCTCTACCAGTCCCTGAAGCTCACCAACGGCATCTGGGTGCTGGCGGAGCTGCGCATCCAGCCCGGGAACCCCAACCTCACG